The genomic stretch ACTGCGCAACGAGGGCCTGCTGCCCTCGGTCGCCTCGGTCCGCTCCGAGCTGTACGGCTCCCTGGGCGCGACCGGACACGGCCACGGCACCCCGAAGGCGGTGCTGCTCGGTCTGGAGGGTGCCTCGCCACGCACGGTGGACGTGGAGACGGCGGACGACCGGATCGAGTCGATCAAGTCCGCGGGCCGGCTCTCCCTGCTGGGCGAGCACGAGATCTCGTTCTCCTTCGACGACGATCTGGTCCTGCACCGGCGCAAGGCGCTGCCGTACCACGCCAACGGCATGACGATATGGGCGTTCGACGCCTCGGGCGCGGAGCTCCTGTCGAAGACGTACTACTCGGTCGGCGGCGGCTTCGTGGTCGACGAGGACGCGGTGGGCGCGGACCGCATCAAGCTGGACGACACGGTCCTGAAGTACCCCTTCCGCACGGGCGACGAGCTTCTGCGGCTGACGCAGGAGACGGGTCTGTCGATCTCCTCGCTGATGCTGGAGAACGAGCGGGCCTGGCGCACGGAGGAGGAGATCCGCGCCGGGCTGCTGGAGATCTGGCGGGTGATGCAGGCGTGCGTCTCGCGCGGCATGTCCCGCGAGGGCATCCTGCCGGGCGGTCTGCGGGTACGGCGCAGGGCCTCGGTGTCCGCGCGGCAACTGCGGGCCGAGGGCGACCCGTTGGCGCACGCGATGGAGTGGATCACGCTCTACGCGATGGCGGTGAACGAGGAGAACGCCGCGGGCGGCCGGGTCGTGACGGCCCCGACCAACGGCGCCGCGGGCATCATCCCCGCCGTCCTGCACTACTACATCAACTTCGTGCCGGGCGCCGACGAGGACGGCGTCGTCCGCTTCCTGCTCGCCGCGGGCGCGATCGGCATGCTCTTCAAGGAGAACGCCTCCATCTCCGGCGCCGAGGTCGGCTGCCAGGGCGAGGTCGGCTCGGCCTGCTCGATGGCGGCGGGCGCGCTGGCCGAGGTGCTCGGCGGCTCGCCCGAGCAGGTGGAGAACGCGGCCGAGATCGGCATGGAGCACAACCTCGGCCTGACCTGCGACCCGGTCGGCGGCCTGGTCCAGATCCCGTGCATCGAGCGCAACGGCATGGCCGCGGTGAAGGCGGTCACGGCGGCGAAGATGGCGATGCGCGGCGACGGCTCCCACAAGGTGTCCCTGGACAAGGTCATCAAGACGATGAAGGACACCGGCGCCGACATGAGCGTGAAGTACAAGGAGACGGCGCGGGGCGGGCTCGCGGTGAACATCATCGAGTGCTGAGCCCCCGGGGCTGACCCTGACCATCATCCTTATTGCGTCATTCGGGCGACAGCCGACACACGACGCAACCGGACCGGCGGCCCCACGCGACTCACTGGGCAGACAGACACCCCCGATGCGAGGGAGATCCGCAGTGAGCTCCTACAGCGACACACTCACCCCGGCCCAGGCCGCCTGGCCCCTGTGCGGCCGGTACGCCTCCGCTGTCGAGTACGGCGACGACTACCTGCTGCCGCCCCCCGACCCGGCGCAGCGCCTGAGCACCCTCAGCGCCACCGATCACCGCCGTCTGGACCTGTACGCCGCCCTCACCGTCCGCGGCATCGCGCCACTGCCCGGCGACCAGCACGCCGTCGAGTCCATCAGCTCCCTCGGCGACGAGGTGATGAACGCGGTCCTGCGCTGGGTCACGAACACCACGAACTGCTGACCCGATTGACCGCGCGCGACCGGGGCATATCAACAACTCCCGTCCCCCCACGCACACTTCAGGGAGCCCCCACATGCTGCGCGGCATAGACGTGAGCGCCTACCAGCCCTCGACATACGACACGGACGGCCTCTTCTTCGTCTTCATCAAGGCGACGGAGGGCCGTTCGTACGTGAACCCCAAGCTCTCAGCCCAGACAAAACGAGCCCGCGAAGCCGACCTGGTGGTCGGCTTCTACCACTTCCTCTGGCCCGGCAACCTCACCGCCCAGGCCGAGTACTTCGTCAAGCACGCCCCCGAGAAAGCGGGCGACATCCTCGCAGTCGACTGGGAAACAACAAGCGACGGCACCCACGCGACCAACGCCCAGAAGGACCTGTTCATCCGGAAGGTGAAGGAGCTACGGCCGAACAATCCGGTGATCCTCTACACGAACCGCCACTACTGGTTGACGGTCGACACAACCTCCTACGCGGGCGACGGCCTCTGGATCGCGGACTACGTCACGGCGGGGAAACCTCGCATCAAGGCGAAGTGGCGCTTCCATCAGTACACGGACGATCCCCTGGACAGGAATGTCGCCGACTTCGAGAGCAAGGCGGCCCTCCGCGAATGGGCCAAGACCGCTTGAATCACGCTCATATGCGGCCTGAGGGCACCAATTCGGCGCGGAGCCGCATTGCCGGCGGGTCCGAGAGGTAGGAGTTCAGCAAGTCGAAGGTACGAAGCTCTGCCGGTAGAGCTTCGTACCACCCCAGAGCATGGAAATTGCAGCTGCTGCAGACAAGTCCCCTGACGCACTCACCGCAGCTTCGCCTGCCCGCACAACATGCATGGTCATGGTCAATATGCATGGCCCTTGGCCCCGTGTCGGTCACGCCGCAGATTGCACACCTCCCTTCCTGGAAGCGCAGCAACAGATCGATGAACTCCTTGGTGACGTTGTAGTGCCCAAGGCGGACATACTCGGCGTTGCACGGCTTGCAGTACGGCCGAGGCGCACCTGACGCATTGAGCGCCGAGTACGCCGACACAGGCTTGTACTCGCCACACTTGCGGCATTCAATGATTCCGCGATCGGCAATCGCCCGCACGGCGCCGTTGGGCCTCTTCTCGCGCAGCGCTGTGAGCGGTAGCTCCTTGCTCAGTTACTGATAGTGCCCGGTGCACAACCCTCTGGCGGATACCGCCCTCCCACATCCCGCAAAAGAACACGTGCGCCCATCAGCCGTCATACGGTCGGGGTTGATGGGCGCCAGCACTGTCCCCCTCCGGTGCTGCATGTAGTGGGTTCTACACAGCCCCCGGGTCAGCGGGTACCTATCGGACGAGCGGCCGCATGCCCATCCGTCGCCGCCCGCGCTGCACGTCTTCACGCGATCCCCCACAGACAAGCCCTCGTACGCATCATCCGATCAAACGAAGCACTCGAGAGTTCGTCACGGGTACACCAGTCGGATTTCCTGTCGCGCATGCGCTCATATGGCTTGCGTCAGCCTCCGGGTCCGTCCGGATGTTGCGGAGCGCGGTGAACTTTCAGAGCCGTACGACGATCTTGCCCGTGTGGCGGTTGGTCTCCATCAGGTGGTGGGCCTTCTGGATGGTTTCGAGGCCTTCGAAGACCTCCGCGACCGGTGGGCGGAAGCCGCCGTCGGTGAGGCCGGCGTTGAGGAAGGCGGTGGAGCGGCGGCGGCCGTCGGGGGTGGTGGTGAGGGCCATGTTGGCGTAGGTGTGGATGGTGAAGGGCCAGTTGAAGGGGATCTCGGTGGGGCGTCCGTCCAGCCAGCCGTAGACGACCACGCTGCCGCCCTCGGCGAGCGCCGCGGCGAGGCCGCCGAAGCCGGGGCCGCCGATCGCGTCGAAGATCACCTCCGCGCCGCGGCCGCCGGTCAGGCGTCGTACCTCCTCCGCGATCGGTTCCGTGCCGGCGTCACCGGTCACGATCACCTCGGCCGCGCCCAGGTCGAGCAGTTGCTTGCGCTTCTCCTCGGTGCGGGTGGTGACGACCGGGACCGCGCCGATGCGGCGGGAGACCTGGATCGCCGCGGTGCCGACACCGCTGGACCCGGCCGTGATGAGGACGTGGTCCCCGGGCCGGAGCCCCGCGGTCTCCAGCAGGGCGCCGTACGCGGTGGTGTACGTCAGCCAGGCCGCGGCGCCGGTCACCGGGTCCACGGAGGCCGGGCGCCGCACGACGGCGGACTCGGGCAGTACGACGCGCTCGGCGTACACGCCCTGGGCACCCATTTCGATGCCGGGGCCGGTCATCACCGGGTCGCCGACGGCGAGTTCGGTGACGCCCTCGCCGACCGCCTCGACGACGGCGGAGGCCTCGTAGCCGAGCCGGGAGCCGGGGAGTGTGGGCTGGTAGTAGTAAGTCCCGGCGCGGAAGAGGGCGTCGGCACGGTTGAGGCCCAGCGCCTCGATGCGGAGGGCGACTTCACCCGGCCCTGGCTGCCCGGCGATCGACACATCCTCGATCTTCAGGACCTCGGGGCCGCCGACTTCGTGAAAGAGCACGGTGCGCGTGGTAGTTGGCATGACGACGACGCTACGGGCCGGGTGCGAGACGATCCATGTCCGTCGGTCTTTGATTCATGTCCGTTCGTCTTGCCACTTGACTCGATGGCTATGGTGCGGACATGGATGTCCTCAGCGATGCCGTCGCCGCCATGCGCACCGGACGGCCGCACTCCTCCCGCCGGGACAAGTACGGGCCCTGGGGCATGCGCTTCGAGGCCTCGTCAGGCGCCGGCTTCCATGTGCTGCTGCGGGGGTCGGCCTGGCTGCTCCCGGCGCGGGGCGCCCCCGTCGAACTCGCGCCCGGGGATGTGGTGTTCCTGGCCAGCGGATGCGGACACGGGCTGGCCAGCGGTCTGGACGTGCCGCTGGAGGAGGTGCGGAAGAAGGAGGACGGCACCTGGCCCGAGCTTCCGCCCGACCCGGTGGGCTCGGGACCGCCGACCACCGTCATGCTGTGCGGCGCGTACCTGCTGGACCGCTCACGCGCGCACCCCCTGCTGACCGAGCTGCCGGAGGTGGTCCATCTGCCCGCCCGCGTCGGCACGCACCGGTCGCTGCGGGCGGCGGTGGAGCTGCTGGGCGCGGAACTGACGGAGCCGCAGCCCGGTTCGGACACCATCGTGACCTCGCTGCTGGACACGCTGCTGCTCTACATCCTGCGCGCCTGGTGGCTGGGGGAGAGCCATGGCTCCGGGCACCCCACCGGCTGGGCGGCCGCCCTCGCCGACCCGGCGGTCGCGGCGGCGCTGCGCGCGATCCACGGTGATCCGTCCCGCCCCTGGACGGTGGAGGAACTCGGCGCCCGCGGCGGCCTGTCCCGCGCGGCCTTCGCCCGCCGATTCGCGGCGCTGGTGGGGGCGCCGCCGCTGGCGTATCTGACCTGGTGGCGGATGACCACAGCGGGCCGACTGCTGCGTACGGACGACACCCCGCTCCGGGTGATCGCCCAACGCGCCGGCTACACCTCGGAGTTCGCCTTCGCCAAGGCGTTCAAGCGGGAGTTCGGGATGGCACCGGGCCAGTACCGGCGCCGCACGGCCTGAGCCACGGCGGTCGGTTGTCGAATGCGGGGCGTCCCACACCACCTCGCTCCGGCCTGCGACCGCACGACGAAGGGGCGCCCGCCCTTCCGGACGGGCGCCCCTTCCGTGTGCGTCACTTGGTGAGGTACGCCCAGAACTCGTCGAAGGACAGCATCTTGTCGCCGTTGAGGTCACGGGACTTGATGATGGCCTCGGCGACCGCCTCGGTGACGTTCCAGTCGCCCTGCTGGGCGAGGGCGGTCTTGAACTCGGCCGCGGTGATGAAGCCGTCACCGTCCGTGTCGATCCGCTCGAACTGCTTGCGTGCCTCGTCGATGTCCGCCACCGATCCGCCCCTTTTTCGTCGTACCTTGCGGCTTGTTGCCGGAGGTCAGGTTATCCGGCCGCCCGAGCGCGCAGCGCGGCGACCACCCAGGCGAAGTCCTCCGCGTGCGGGGGCGCGGGCTGCCGGTTGACGACGGCAAGGAGTTCGCGATAGCGGGCCACCCGGTCGTTGAAGCCGACCGTCATCCGTTCGAGTACCGCGGTCCGGTCCGCGTCGCCGAACAGTTCCCGCAGCACCTCCTCGGCCTCGGGCGCCTCGGGCGCTGTGCCGCGCTCCCTGGCCGGGGCGACCAGTTCCACCAGACGCTTGGCGAACCAGACGGACTGCCCGCGCGGGGCGTCCGGTGTGCGGTCCGCGGCGTTGAACTCCACCGCCCGCCGCATCTGCGCCCGGAACTCGGGGTCCTGGAGCATCTCGGCCAGCTCCACCCAGGCGTCGACCTCCTCGGGCGTCGGATCGTCGGCGAGCCGGACGGCGGTGCGCCGCATCCGCTCCCGGATGTCCGGGTCGACCGTGTCGAGCCCGTGCAGCGCCTCCGCCACGAACTCCTCCATGATGCGCTGTCGCTCCGCCGCCGACAGCCGGGCCAGTTTGTTCATCAGGGTCATCTCCTCCGCGGTCGCGCCGCGTCTCGCGACGGTCGACAGCACCGCACGGATCACCTTCAGCGAGCGGATCTGGGCGTCCAGCGCCGTCACATGCGCCGCGGCGACCTCGGCGACCGTCCGCTCCCCCGCCAGCACCTGGCGTACGTCGTCCAGGCCAAGGCCCATGTCCCGCAGGGTGCGGATCAGTTCCAGGCGGGCGGCGGACTCGGCGTCGTAGAGCCGGTAGCCGCCGCTGGAGCGGGTCACGGGGTGCAGGACGCCCTCGTCGGACCAGTAGCGGATGGTGCGCACGGTCAGCCCGGTGGCCCTGGCCAGTTCGCCGATGGTGAGGAGTCCGGTGCCGTCGTCGATCATGTCTGGGAGTCTGGACCTTCCAGTGGGTGGAGACTCAAGGAGCGCGGGTGGAGACCTTGCGGGACATTCTCGACGCGGCGGCCGGCGGAACCTTCCCGCCCCCGGACGGCCGTACGACCGTCGTGCCTCAGCCCTCCCCCAGGGACGCCGGGGTGTTCGCCTTCACCGCGCACTCCGTGATCGCCACCGATGAGGATCCGTGGGGGTCCCCCCTCTGGGGGAGGGTGTACGACACCCTCCGCGCGCTGGACTGCGACGCGCTGGCCGCCACGATGAACCCCCGGTTCCTGACCGCTCTCATGGAACGGACCGGGCGCGGCACGGACACGATCGACGTGATGACGATCGCCGCTCCCCTCGTGGGGCGGCCCGCTGTGGGGCTGACGGAGATCGACGACCCCGGACATCCCCGCGTCGTGTCCTCGCGCAGGCGACGGGACGATGTGCGCGTGTGGGCCGCGGAGGGCGGTGTGCTGGTCCTCGGGCGCGGGGTCGCGGGGCGGCTGGAAGCCGCGGTCGAGGTCGCC from Streptomyces davaonensis JCM 4913 encodes the following:
- a CDS encoding L-serine ammonia-lyase: MAISVFDLFSIGIGPSSSHTVGPMRAARMFARRLRNEGLLPSVASVRSELYGSLGATGHGHGTPKAVLLGLEGASPRTVDVETADDRIESIKSAGRLSLLGEHEISFSFDDDLVLHRRKALPYHANGMTIWAFDASGAELLSKTYYSVGGGFVVDEDAVGADRIKLDDTVLKYPFRTGDELLRLTQETGLSISSLMLENERAWRTEEEIRAGLLEIWRVMQACVSRGMSREGILPGGLRVRRRASVSARQLRAEGDPLAHAMEWITLYAMAVNEENAAGGRVVTAPTNGAAGIIPAVLHYYINFVPGADEDGVVRFLLAAGAIGMLFKENASISGAEVGCQGEVGSACSMAAGALAEVLGGSPEQVENAAEIGMEHNLGLTCDPVGGLVQIPCIERNGMAAVKAVTAAKMAMRGDGSHKVSLDKVIKTMKDTGADMSVKYKETARGGLAVNIIEC
- a CDS encoding GH25 family lysozyme, with protein sequence MLRGIDVSAYQPSTYDTDGLFFVFIKATEGRSYVNPKLSAQTKRAREADLVVGFYHFLWPGNLTAQAEYFVKHAPEKAGDILAVDWETTSDGTHATNAQKDLFIRKVKELRPNNPVILYTNRHYWLTVDTTSYAGDGLWIADYVTAGKPRIKAKWRFHQYTDDPLDRNVADFESKAALREWAKTA
- a CDS encoding endonuclease domain-containing protein; translated protein: MRAIADRGIIECRKCGEYKPVSAYSALNASGAPRPYCKPCNAEYVRLGHYNVTKEFIDLLLRFQEGRCAICGVTDTGPRAMHIDHDHACCAGRRSCGECVRGLVCSSCNFHALGWYEALPAELRTFDLLNSYLSDPPAMRLRAELVPSGRI
- a CDS encoding zinc-dependent alcohol dehydrogenase family protein, coding for MPTTTRTVLFHEVGGPEVLKIEDVSIAGQPGPGEVALRIEALGLNRADALFRAGTYYYQPTLPGSRLGYEASAVVEAVGEGVTELAVGDPVMTGPGIEMGAQGVYAERVVLPESAVVRRPASVDPVTGAAAWLTYTTAYGALLETAGLRPGDHVLITAGSSGVGTAAIQVSRRIGAVPVVTTRTEEKRKQLLDLGAAEVIVTGDAGTEPIAEEVRRLTGGRGAEVIFDAIGGPGFGGLAAALAEGGSVVVYGWLDGRPTEIPFNWPFTIHTYANMALTTTPDGRRRSTAFLNAGLTDGGFRPPVAEVFEGLETIQKAHHLMETNRHTGKIVVRL
- a CDS encoding AraC family transcriptional regulator produces the protein MDVLSDAVAAMRTGRPHSSRRDKYGPWGMRFEASSGAGFHVLLRGSAWLLPARGAPVELAPGDVVFLASGCGHGLASGLDVPLEEVRKKEDGTWPELPPDPVGSGPPTTVMLCGAYLLDRSRAHPLLTELPEVVHLPARVGTHRSLRAAVELLGAELTEPQPGSDTIVTSLLDTLLLYILRAWWLGESHGSGHPTGWAAALADPAVAAALRAIHGDPSRPWTVEELGARGGLSRAAFARRFAALVGAPPLAYLTWWRMTTAGRLLRTDDTPLRVIAQRAGYTSEFAFAKAFKREFGMAPGQYRRRTA
- a CDS encoding EF-hand domain-containing protein, with product MADIDEARKQFERIDTDGDGFITAAEFKTALAQQGDWNVTEAVAEAIIKSRDLNGDKMLSFDEFWAYLTK
- a CDS encoding helix-turn-helix domain-containing protein; this translates as MIDDGTGLLTIGELARATGLTVRTIRYWSDEGVLHPVTRSSGGYRLYDAESAARLELIRTLRDMGLGLDDVRQVLAGERTVAEVAAAHVTALDAQIRSLKVIRAVLSTVARRGATAEEMTLMNKLARLSAAERQRIMEEFVAEALHGLDTVDPDIRERMRRTAVRLADDPTPEEVDAWVELAEMLQDPEFRAQMRRAVEFNAADRTPDAPRGQSVWFAKRLVELVAPARERGTAPEAPEAEEVLRELFGDADRTAVLERMTVGFNDRVARYRELLAVVNRQPAPPHAEDFAWVVAALRARAAG
- a CDS encoding GNAT family N-acetyltransferase yields the protein METLRDILDAAAGGTFPPPDGRTTVVPQPSPRDAGVFAFTAHSVIATDEDPWGSPLWGRVYDTLRALDCDALAATMNPRFLTALMERTGRGTDTIDVMTIAAPLVGRPAVGLTEIDDPGHPRVVSSRRRRDDVRVWAAEGGVLVLGRGVAGRLEAAVEVAEDVRHRGLGRELAGAARQLSDGEPVWAQISAGNARSLRAFQAAGYRPVGSELLLSARPRSAGCSRSRS